Proteins from a genomic interval of Zingiber officinale cultivar Zhangliang chromosome 2A, Zo_v1.1, whole genome shotgun sequence:
- the LOC122041781 gene encoding rhodanese-like domain-containing protein 6 isoform X1 produces MAVSEDRSEGGNGAGVLLYYKYAPVPDIDFLVRFYDSNCRSLALLGRVRIAPSGVNVTVGGNMPSLEKHIAALKSMSLFDDTDFKLASCEHPSDSRITRECGFTELSIRVVKELVTFRSDPLAEVPKVCDAGRHLSAAEFHSVLHDAVIPGTNMDSTADKQLVLLDARNLYETRIGKFKATNVETLDPELRQYSDLASWIDQHSEKLHGKNILMYCTGGIRCETASAYIRSKGAGFENVFQLFGGIQRYLEQFPTGGYFRGKNFVFDHRISVGSKETDVIGSCLLCGISFDDYSSRCRCHYCRMLVLVCYDCQVISSRVYVCELCRKNGKGSNPMMLQEDEHEDISPDSSEEMGISNSSFPDITPAQIPRTHGNSGDRKLRILCLHGFRQNASNFKGRTSSLAKKLKNMVEFVFVDAPHELPFIYKPRSSDSSYVQQSPPPEMNRRYAWLTSEHLNLSDEQCWRMIDAPFDPLQYQQQTFGFEVSYQHLKNIISHMGPFDGVLGFSQGAAMAALFCQQQQRSSHVMDFQFAILCSGFLPIPWGSKESIRCPSLHCFGSSQGQDRQIANQASRELAGMFEEECSMIIEHEMGHIIPTRPPYIDQMKNFLRRFL; encoded by the exons ATGGCAGTGTCGGAGGACCGATCCGAGGGCGGCAATGGAGCCGGAGTTCTCCTTTACTACAAGTATGCCCCCGTCCCAGATATCGACTTCCTCGTCCGCTTCTACGACTCGAACTGCCGATCTCTTGCCCTCCTTGGCCGCGTTCGCATCGCTCCCTCCGGTGTCAACGTCACT GTTGGTGGAAATATGCCGTCTTTGGAGAAGCACATTGCTGCTTTGAAATCCATGAGCTTATTTGACGACACGGACTTCAAGCTTGCGTCCTGCGAACATCCTTCGGACTCTAGAATTACGAGAGAATGTGGGTTTACGGAACTCTCAATTCGTGTGGTTAAG GAGTTGGTAACATTCAGGTCCGATCCTCTAGCAGAGGTTCCCAAAGTTTGCGATGCTGGGAGGCACCTCTCTGCGGCAGAGTTTCATTCTGTTCTCCATGATGCAG TAATTCCAGGAACTAATATGGATTCCACGGCTGATAAACAACTTGTTCTGTTGGATGCAAGGAACTTATATGAAACACGGATTGGGAAGTTTAAGGCCACAAATGTGGAGACTCTTGATCCAGAATTAAGACAATACAGTGATCTGGCTTCTTGGATTGATCAGCACTCTGAAAAGCTGCATGGCAAAAACATTCTCAT GTACTGCACTGGCGGTATTAGATGTGAAACTGCTTCAGCTTATATTAGATCAAAAGGTGCAGGTTTTGAGAATGTTTTTCAG TTGTTTGGCGGAATTCAGAGATACTTGGAACAATTTCCAACTGGCGGTTACTTTAGAGGGAAGAATTTTGTTTTTGATCACCG TATTTCAGTTGGAAGTAAGGAAACAGATGTTATTGGCAGTTGCCTGCTTTGTGGTATTTCCTTTGATGATTATTCCTCTCGTTGCCGGTGCCATTACTGTAGAATGCTCGTTTTAGTCTGCTATGACTGTCAG GTCATTTCCAGCAGAGTTTATGTTTGTGAGTTATGCCGAAAAAATGGCAAGGGAAGCAATCCAATGATGTTACAGGAGGATGAGCATGAAGATATTTCACCTGATTCCTCGGAGGAAATGGGTATTTCGAATTCCAGCTTTCCTGATATCACGCCAGCCCAGATCCCTAGGACTCATG GTAACAGTGGGGACCGAAAGCTAAGGATTCTATGCTTACATGGGTTCAGACAAAATGCTTCAAATTTTAAAGGAAGAACTTCATCACTTGCTAAGAAATTGAAGAACATGGTGGAATTTGTATTTGTCGATGCTCCTCATGAACTACCATTCATATACAAGCCACGTTCAAGTGACAGCAGTTATGTGCAACAGTCTCCACCACCGGAAATGAACAGGCGATATGCATGGCTTACAAGTGAACATTTGAAcctctcggatgaacaatgttggAGGATGATAGATGCTCCTTTCGATCCCTTGCAATATCAACAACAAACATTTGGCTTCGAAGTATCCTACCAACACCTCAAGAATATAATCTCTCATATGGGACCATTTGACGGCGTCCTCGGTTTCTCTCAGGGGGCAGCGATGGCTGCCTTGTTTTGCCAGCAGCAACAGCGAAGCAGCCATGTTATGGACTTCCAATTTGCGATCCTATGCTCAGGTTTTCTGCCAATTCCATGGGGGTCCAAGGAGTCAATAAGGTGTCCTTCACTTCATTGTTTTGGCAGTAGCCAAGGACAAGATAGGCAGATTGCAAATCAAGCAAGCAGGGAACTAGCTGGTATGTTCGAGGAAGAGTGCTCCATGATCATCGAACATGAGATGGGTCATATAATCCCCACTAGGCCGCCTTATATTGATCAAATGAAGAATTTCCTAAGACGCTTCCTTTGA
- the LOC122041781 gene encoding rhodanese-like domain-containing protein 6 isoform X2 — protein sequence MAVSEDRSEGGNGAGVLLYYKYAPVPDIDFLVRFYDSNCRSLALLGRVRIAPSGVNVTVGGNMPSLEKHIAALKSMSLFDDTDFKLASCEHPSDSRITRECGFTELSIRVVKELVTFRSDPLAEVPKVCDAGRHLSAAEFHSVLHDAGTNMDSTADKQLVLLDARNLYETRIGKFKATNVETLDPELRQYSDLASWIDQHSEKLHGKNILMYCTGGIRCETASAYIRSKGAGFENVFQLFGGIQRYLEQFPTGGYFRGKNFVFDHRISVGSKETDVIGSCLLCGISFDDYSSRCRCHYCRMLVLVCYDCQVISSRVYVCELCRKNGKGSNPMMLQEDEHEDISPDSSEEMGISNSSFPDITPAQIPRTHGNSGDRKLRILCLHGFRQNASNFKGRTSSLAKKLKNMVEFVFVDAPHELPFIYKPRSSDSSYVQQSPPPEMNRRYAWLTSEHLNLSDEQCWRMIDAPFDPLQYQQQTFGFEVSYQHLKNIISHMGPFDGVLGFSQGAAMAALFCQQQQRSSHVMDFQFAILCSGFLPIPWGSKESIRCPSLHCFGSSQGQDRQIANQASRELAGMFEEECSMIIEHEMGHIIPTRPPYIDQMKNFLRRFL from the exons ATGGCAGTGTCGGAGGACCGATCCGAGGGCGGCAATGGAGCCGGAGTTCTCCTTTACTACAAGTATGCCCCCGTCCCAGATATCGACTTCCTCGTCCGCTTCTACGACTCGAACTGCCGATCTCTTGCCCTCCTTGGCCGCGTTCGCATCGCTCCCTCCGGTGTCAACGTCACT GTTGGTGGAAATATGCCGTCTTTGGAGAAGCACATTGCTGCTTTGAAATCCATGAGCTTATTTGACGACACGGACTTCAAGCTTGCGTCCTGCGAACATCCTTCGGACTCTAGAATTACGAGAGAATGTGGGTTTACGGAACTCTCAATTCGTGTGGTTAAG GAGTTGGTAACATTCAGGTCCGATCCTCTAGCAGAGGTTCCCAAAGTTTGCGATGCTGGGAGGCACCTCTCTGCGGCAGAGTTTCATTCTGTTCTCCATGATGCAG GAACTAATATGGATTCCACGGCTGATAAACAACTTGTTCTGTTGGATGCAAGGAACTTATATGAAACACGGATTGGGAAGTTTAAGGCCACAAATGTGGAGACTCTTGATCCAGAATTAAGACAATACAGTGATCTGGCTTCTTGGATTGATCAGCACTCTGAAAAGCTGCATGGCAAAAACATTCTCAT GTACTGCACTGGCGGTATTAGATGTGAAACTGCTTCAGCTTATATTAGATCAAAAGGTGCAGGTTTTGAGAATGTTTTTCAG TTGTTTGGCGGAATTCAGAGATACTTGGAACAATTTCCAACTGGCGGTTACTTTAGAGGGAAGAATTTTGTTTTTGATCACCG TATTTCAGTTGGAAGTAAGGAAACAGATGTTATTGGCAGTTGCCTGCTTTGTGGTATTTCCTTTGATGATTATTCCTCTCGTTGCCGGTGCCATTACTGTAGAATGCTCGTTTTAGTCTGCTATGACTGTCAG GTCATTTCCAGCAGAGTTTATGTTTGTGAGTTATGCCGAAAAAATGGCAAGGGAAGCAATCCAATGATGTTACAGGAGGATGAGCATGAAGATATTTCACCTGATTCCTCGGAGGAAATGGGTATTTCGAATTCCAGCTTTCCTGATATCACGCCAGCCCAGATCCCTAGGACTCATG GTAACAGTGGGGACCGAAAGCTAAGGATTCTATGCTTACATGGGTTCAGACAAAATGCTTCAAATTTTAAAGGAAGAACTTCATCACTTGCTAAGAAATTGAAGAACATGGTGGAATTTGTATTTGTCGATGCTCCTCATGAACTACCATTCATATACAAGCCACGTTCAAGTGACAGCAGTTATGTGCAACAGTCTCCACCACCGGAAATGAACAGGCGATATGCATGGCTTACAAGTGAACATTTGAAcctctcggatgaacaatgttggAGGATGATAGATGCTCCTTTCGATCCCTTGCAATATCAACAACAAACATTTGGCTTCGAAGTATCCTACCAACACCTCAAGAATATAATCTCTCATATGGGACCATTTGACGGCGTCCTCGGTTTCTCTCAGGGGGCAGCGATGGCTGCCTTGTTTTGCCAGCAGCAACAGCGAAGCAGCCATGTTATGGACTTCCAATTTGCGATCCTATGCTCAGGTTTTCTGCCAATTCCATGGGGGTCCAAGGAGTCAATAAGGTGTCCTTCACTTCATTGTTTTGGCAGTAGCCAAGGACAAGATAGGCAGATTGCAAATCAAGCAAGCAGGGAACTAGCTGGTATGTTCGAGGAAGAGTGCTCCATGATCATCGAACATGAGATGGGTCATATAATCCCCACTAGGCCGCCTTATATTGATCAAATGAAGAATTTCCTAAGACGCTTCCTTTGA